From the genome of Proteus vulgaris, one region includes:
- the phsC gene encoding thiosulfate reductase cytochrome B subunit → MTSIWGAELHYTPDYWPVWLMAAGLLIVAMIAILVIHGLLRYALAPKHSGHYEEERVYLYSKAIRFWHWGNALLFILLLLSGFLGHFSIGNVTSMVLLHKICGFVLIAFWIGFILINLTTSNGVHYKVRFNGLIGRCIKQARFYLYGIMKGEPHPFAATETDKFNPLQQLAYLGVMFGLVPLLLVTGLLCLYPEVLGYGYWMLKAHLVLGIVALMFICAHFYLCTLGDTFTQTFRSMVDGHHRHQKHDTHGSVTKKAEH, encoded by the coding sequence ATGACTAGTATCTGGGGAGCAGAACTCCATTATACGCCAGATTATTGGCCTGTATGGTTAATGGCGGCAGGTTTATTAATTGTTGCCATGATAGCCATTTTAGTTATTCATGGCTTGCTACGCTATGCCCTTGCACCAAAACATTCAGGCCATTACGAAGAAGAGCGTGTTTATTTATATTCTAAAGCGATCCGTTTTTGGCACTGGGGTAATGCTTTACTTTTTATCCTATTATTACTAAGTGGCTTTTTAGGGCATTTCTCTATCGGAAATGTCACTTCAATGGTGCTATTACATAAAATCTGTGGTTTTGTACTTATCGCGTTCTGGATTGGTTTTATTCTGATTAATCTAACAACCAGTAACGGTGTACATTACAAAGTAAGATTTAATGGGTTAATTGGCCGTTGTATCAAACAAGCTCGCTTTTACCTCTATGGCATAATGAAAGGTGAACCACATCCTTTTGCTGCAACTGAAACTGATAAGTTTAACCCTCTTCAACAACTTGCTTACTTAGGTGTGATGTTTGGTTTAGTGCCACTGTTACTTGTTACTGGATTATTATGTTTATACCCAGAAGTACTTGGTTATGGCTATTGGATGTTAAAAGCACACTTAGTTTTGGGTATTGTGGCATTAATGTTTATTTGTGCTCACTTCTATTTATGTACATTAGGAGACACTTTTACACAGACATTCCGCAGTATGGTTGATGGTCATCATCGCCACCAAAAGCATGATACTCATGGTTCAGTAACTAAAAAAGCAGAGCATTAA
- the phsA gene encoding thiosulfate reductase PhsA produces the protein MSISRRSFIKGMGIGCVGCTVSSLPPGALAFNPVDSLKGQSTLTPSLCEMCSYRCPIEAQVVNNKTVFIQGNRNAEHQSSRICARGGSGVSLVNDPNRIVKPMKHKGPRGAGEWEVISWEQAYKEIAEKMNAIKQSYGAESISFSSKSGSLSSHLFHLAAAFGSPNTFTHATTCPAGKAIAASVMMGGDLAMDLANSKYILSFGHNLYEGIEVAETHELMTAQERGAKLVSFDPRLSVVSSKADEWFAIRPGGDLPVLMAMCHILIKEDLYDKEFVEKFTVGFPQLKEVLQDTTPEWAQAHSDVPAKDIARIAREIAAKAPHALIMPGHRATFNKEEINMRRMIFTFNALLGNIEREGGMYQKKAAAKYNKLAGINIAPELAKPSVKGMPEITAKRIDATAPQFKYINKGGGIVQSIIDSTLEGVPYQTKAWIMSRHNPFQTVSCRPELEKAAQKLDLIVSCDVYLSESAAYADYLLPECTYLERDEEVADVSGLNPAYALRQQVVEPIGDTKPSWLIWMELGKALGLEAYFPWENMGVRQLYQVNGSEALYKEMHKKGYVSYGIPLLLREPSYVKAFVEQYPEAIKHVDSNNTMEKALSFKSPSGLIEIYSEELESRLENYGIPRFHNFPLKEKDELYFIQGKVAVHTNGATQYVPLLAELMWENPVWLHPETAKNHGIKHGDEIILENNIGKEKAHALITEGIRPDTVFVYMGSGAKAGAKTAATTTGVHCGNLLPHEISPVSGTDVHTSGVRISRA, from the coding sequence ATGAGTATTAGTCGTCGTTCTTTCATTAAGGGGATGGGGATAGGATGTGTGGGTTGTACTGTGAGTAGTTTACCACCGGGTGCACTTGCATTTAATCCTGTAGATTCTCTTAAGGGTCAGTCAACATTAACACCTAGTCTATGTGAGATGTGTTCTTATCGTTGTCCTATAGAAGCTCAGGTTGTTAACAATAAAACTGTATTTATCCAAGGAAACAGAAACGCAGAGCATCAAAGTAGCCGTATTTGCGCCAGAGGTGGAAGTGGCGTTAGTCTGGTTAACGATCCAAACCGTATTGTCAAACCCATGAAACACAAAGGCCCTAGAGGTGCAGGTGAATGGGAAGTCATAAGCTGGGAACAAGCCTATAAAGAAATAGCTGAAAAGATGAATGCAATAAAACAAAGCTATGGAGCTGAAAGCATCTCTTTTTCATCTAAGTCAGGATCGCTTTCTTCTCACCTTTTCCATTTAGCCGCCGCATTTGGTTCTCCAAATACATTTACACACGCAACTACTTGCCCAGCAGGTAAAGCCATTGCAGCATCCGTTATGATGGGTGGTGATCTTGCAATGGATTTAGCAAACTCTAAATATATTCTCTCTTTTGGTCATAACCTTTATGAGGGCATTGAAGTTGCTGAAACGCATGAATTAATGACAGCACAAGAACGTGGTGCAAAATTAGTCAGTTTTGATCCTCGTTTATCTGTCGTTTCAAGTAAAGCAGACGAGTGGTTCGCAATCCGCCCTGGTGGCGATTTACCTGTTCTAATGGCAATGTGCCATATCTTAATTAAAGAAGATCTCTACGATAAAGAGTTTGTTGAGAAATTTACGGTAGGTTTCCCACAATTAAAAGAAGTTCTACAAGATACAACTCCTGAATGGGCTCAAGCACACTCAGATGTTCCTGCTAAAGATATTGCTCGTATCGCCAGAGAAATTGCAGCAAAAGCTCCTCATGCACTGATTATGCCAGGCCACCGCGCGACCTTTAATAAAGAAGAGATCAATATGCGCAGAATGATCTTCACCTTCAATGCTTTACTAGGCAACATTGAACGTGAAGGTGGTATGTATCAGAAAAAGGCAGCAGCAAAATACAATAAATTAGCAGGTATTAATATTGCTCCTGAATTGGCAAAACCAAGTGTTAAAGGTATGCCTGAAATTACCGCAAAACGCATTGATGCGACAGCGCCTCAATTTAAATATATCAATAAAGGTGGCGGTATTGTTCAATCGATTATCGACTCAACATTAGAAGGCGTACCATATCAAACAAAAGCATGGATTATGTCTCGTCATAACCCATTCCAAACAGTCAGTTGCCGTCCTGAGCTAGAAAAAGCAGCGCAGAAGTTGGACTTAATTGTTAGTTGTGACGTGTATTTAAGCGAAAGTGCCGCTTATGCCGATTACCTTTTACCTGAATGCACCTATTTAGAACGTGATGAAGAAGTTGCTGATGTTTCAGGTTTAAATCCCGCTTATGCATTACGCCAGCAAGTTGTCGAACCTATTGGTGATACCAAACCAAGTTGGTTAATTTGGATGGAATTAGGTAAAGCGTTGGGATTAGAAGCTTATTTCCCTTGGGAAAACATGGGGGTAAGACAGCTTTATCAAGTTAATGGTAGCGAAGCGCTATACAAAGAGATGCATAAAAAAGGCTATGTCTCTTATGGTATTCCATTATTGTTACGCGAACCTTCTTATGTAAAAGCTTTTGTTGAGCAATATCCAGAAGCCATCAAACATGTTGATAGCAATAACACAATGGAAAAAGCGCTCTCATTTAAATCACCAAGTGGCTTAATTGAAATCTACTCTGAAGAATTAGAAAGCCGTTTAGAAAATTACGGTATTCCTCGCTTCCACAACTTCCCATTAAAAGAAAAAGACGAGCTTTATTTTATTCAAGGCAAAGTCGCCGTTCATACTAATGGTGCAACACAATATGTACCGTTATTAGCTGAATTAATGTGGGAAAACCCAGTTTGGCTTCATCCAGAAACAGCAAAAAACCATGGTATTAAACATGGTGATGAAATCATTCTGGAAAACAATATAGGCAAAGAAAAAGCACACGCTTTAATCACTGAAGGCATTCGCCCTGACACCGTATTTGTTTATATGGGTTCGGGTGCAAAAGCGGGTGCAAAAACAGCAGCGACTACAACAGGTGTTCACTGTGGCAACTTATTACCTCATGAAATTAGTCCTGTATCGGGTACTGATGTGCATACATCAGGTGTCAGAATTAGTCGTGCTTAA
- a CDS encoding AraC family transcriptional regulator, producing MRNIDINSVDHLPRDILALGSDYPYDTLLEAHHHRRAQFLYAPNGVMKVKTEDGQWIVLPYSGVWIPAEKTHQVLMLGSSTYSLYIEPNKVPRYSEYCEVLHVSPLLHQLLLCANQLPLLYDLGGRDSALLTLLCHELAEAKPLPYFTPLPQHALLDGLCTEFMSQPNIRTTPEMWAEKLNKSLRTFTRLFHKETGLSFREWRQKACLMYALTALKKGHSVTEIALELGYENPSAFSAMFNKEMGYSPKLFLKQLKEF from the coding sequence ATGCGTAATATCGATATTAACAGTGTGGATCATCTTCCTCGTGATATTTTAGCATTAGGCTCTGATTATCCTTATGACACATTACTTGAAGCACATCATCATCGGCGAGCCCAATTTTTATATGCACCCAATGGCGTAATGAAAGTCAAAACAGAAGATGGCCAATGGATTGTATTACCTTACAGTGGTGTGTGGATCCCAGCTGAAAAAACACATCAAGTATTAATGTTGGGTAGCAGCACTTATAGTCTCTATATTGAGCCGAATAAAGTACCTCGTTATTCGGAATATTGTGAGGTTTTACACGTTTCGCCTTTGCTTCATCAGCTATTACTTTGTGCAAATCAACTTCCTTTACTTTATGATTTAGGTGGGAGAGATAGCGCTTTATTAACGTTACTTTGTCATGAACTAGCTGAGGCCAAACCATTACCTTATTTTACTCCTTTGCCCCAACATGCTTTATTAGATGGGTTGTGTACTGAATTTATGTCACAACCGAATATTCGTACTACGCCAGAAATGTGGGCTGAAAAGTTAAATAAGAGTCTACGCACTTTTACGCGTTTATTTCATAAGGAAACAGGGCTTTCTTTTCGAGAATGGCGTCAAAAAGCATGTTTAATGTATGCATTAACGGCGTTAAAGAAAGGTCATTCAGTTACCGAAATTGCTTTAGAATTAGGATATGAGAATCCGAGTGCCTTTAGTGCAATGTTTAATAAAGAGATGGGATACTCACCGAAATTATTTTTGAAGCAATTGAAAGAATTTTAG
- a CDS encoding 4Fe-4S dicluster domain-containing protein, translated as MNNNDKQFVMLHDEKRCIGCQACTVACKVINDIPEGFSRLQVQIQGPHNDEAGDPHYQFFRVSCQHCEDAPCVSVCPTGASFIDENDIVQVKKELCIGCDYCVGACPYHVRYINPMTHIADKCNFCSDTRLAEGELPACVSVCPTDALAFGRIDSPEIQAWIKQKSVYQYQLDNVGKPSLFRRKEIHQGDKA; from the coding sequence ATGAACAATAATGATAAACAATTTGTCATGCTACATGATGAAAAACGTTGCATTGGGTGTCAGGCCTGTACTGTTGCGTGTAAAGTCATCAATGACATTCCTGAAGGTTTCAGCCGACTTCAAGTTCAAATTCAAGGCCCACACAACGATGAAGCGGGTGATCCACATTATCAATTTTTCCGTGTTTCATGTCAGCACTGTGAAGATGCACCTTGTGTTTCTGTTTGCCCAACTGGCGCCTCTTTTATTGATGAAAATGACATCGTACAGGTAAAAAAAGAGTTGTGTATTGGCTGTGATTATTGTGTTGGTGCCTGTCCTTACCATGTTCGTTATATCAACCCAATGACGCATATCGCAGATAAATGTAATTTCTGCTCAGATACTCGATTAGCTGAGGGTGAATTACCTGCGTGTGTATCGGTATGCCCAACGGATGCACTTGCTTTTGGTCGTATCGACTCACCTGAAATTCAGGCTTGGATCAAACAAAAATCCGTTTATCAATACCAATTAGATAATGTCGGAAAACCAAGTTTATTCCGTCGTAAAGAAATCCATCAGGGGGATAAAGCATGA
- a CDS encoding tyrosine-type recombinase/integrase, producing MPLTDIQIRKANPKEKPYTLNDGNGLSLLIEPNGSKGWRFRYRFAGKPKMISLGVYGQVTLAEARKKRDEAKKQLAENINPSDARKSEKIALRYATENTFYAVAMEWHSSKCSTWSDGYASEILRCFENDIFPYIGKRPIDQIAPLELLAVLQKIEKRGALEQANKIRRRCGEVFRYAVITGRVKYNPAPDLAGAINKPETKHFPFLREDEIPDFVKALNNYQGSKITKYATQLLMLTGVRTVELRLAEWSEFDFDNVIWEIPKERMKKRRPHLVPLSPQVIAILNELKVITGYYPLLFPGRNDVRKPISEASINKVIEKIGYKGRLTGHGFRHMMSTILHENGFDSAWIELQLAHVDKNSIRGIYNHALYLENRKNMLKWYSSNIMR from the coding sequence ATGCCATTAACAGATATTCAAATCCGCAAAGCTAATCCCAAAGAAAAGCCGTATACATTGAATGATGGTAACGGATTATCTCTATTGATTGAACCTAATGGCTCTAAGGGATGGCGTTTCCGTTATCGTTTTGCGGGCAAACCTAAAATGATTTCGTTGGGCGTATATGGGCAAGTCACACTAGCTGAAGCAAGAAAGAAACGTGATGAAGCTAAAAAGCAGTTAGCTGAGAATATTAATCCAAGCGATGCCCGTAAATCAGAAAAGATAGCGTTAAGATACGCAACAGAAAATACGTTTTATGCAGTAGCGATGGAGTGGCATAGCTCTAAATGCTCTACATGGAGTGATGGTTATGCAAGCGAGATATTGCGTTGTTTTGAAAATGATATTTTTCCCTATATAGGAAAGCGACCTATCGACCAAATTGCTCCCTTAGAATTATTAGCTGTTCTTCAAAAAATTGAGAAAAGAGGTGCATTAGAACAAGCAAATAAAATCCGTAGGCGCTGTGGTGAAGTTTTTCGTTATGCAGTCATAACGGGTAGGGTAAAATATAATCCTGCACCTGATTTAGCGGGAGCAATAAATAAACCTGAAACTAAACACTTCCCATTTTTACGTGAAGATGAGATCCCTGATTTTGTTAAAGCGTTAAATAACTATCAAGGCAGTAAAATAACGAAGTATGCCACCCAGCTGTTAATGCTGACAGGTGTTAGGACTGTTGAATTGAGACTAGCTGAATGGTCAGAATTTGATTTCGATAATGTTATTTGGGAAATACCCAAAGAGAGAATGAAAAAGCGCCGTCCTCATTTAGTACCATTATCCCCACAAGTTATTGCGATACTCAATGAGTTAAAAGTAATTACAGGATATTACCCATTATTATTTCCTGGTCGAAATGATGTAAGAAAACCAATCAGCGAAGCTAGTATTAATAAAGTTATTGAAAAGATAGGTTATAAAGGCAGATTAACAGGGCATGGATTTCGCCATATGATGAGTACTATTTTACATGAAAACGGTTTTGATAGCGCATGGATAGAGTTACAGCTTGCTCATGTTGATAAAAATTCCATCCGTGGAATTTATAATCATGCTTTGTACCTTGAAAACAGAAAAAACATGCTCAAATGGTATTCATCTAATATTATGCGTTGA
- a CDS encoding sulfite exporter TauE/SafE family protein, with protein sequence MTLWLISFGLISGITTWLFGFGGGFVTVPLLYTLILTLWGIDSLPAEHAMQIAVATSALIMLFSATVTTIKHHKAKRLDWHIMFILFIGIAFGGIFGALLALTVEGTWIKWIFIGYLFVTILDCYFRPGFMAPTHNAKKVTKAQESINGTVIGIIAAFLGVGGSVMTVPLLRRRGTPMAQSAAMANALTLPLALTATFTYVTLSFASPLNSESGFIGYIWLKAAFILICSTWIGLKISERFLSRIPDKWHARVYPLLLSLVLIVMLF encoded by the coding sequence ATGACACTCTGGCTGATTTCTTTTGGTTTAATTTCGGGCATCACAACATGGCTATTTGGCTTTGGCGGTGGTTTTGTCACGGTTCCCTTACTCTATACACTTATTCTGACGCTCTGGGGAATAGACAGTTTACCTGCCGAACATGCTATGCAAATCGCAGTTGCCACCTCTGCATTAATTATGTTGTTTTCTGCAACAGTCACAACCATTAAACACCATAAGGCAAAAAGGCTTGATTGGCATATCATGTTCATCCTTTTTATTGGGATTGCGTTTGGGGGGATCTTTGGTGCCCTTCTCGCATTAACAGTTGAAGGTACTTGGATCAAATGGATCTTTATTGGTTATCTCTTTGTCACTATTTTAGATTGCTATTTTCGCCCTGGTTTTATGGCACCGACTCACAACGCAAAAAAGGTGACCAAAGCACAAGAAAGCATTAATGGCACTGTGATTGGTATTATTGCCGCTTTTTTAGGGGTTGGCGGAAGTGTAATGACAGTTCCTCTATTACGTCGTAGAGGTACACCAATGGCACAATCTGCAGCAATGGCAAATGCCTTAACCTTACCTTTAGCTCTCACTGCAACATTCACTTATGTCACACTTTCCTTTGCATCACCTTTAAATAGTGAATCTGGCTTTATTGGTTATATTTGGCTAAAGGCAGCCTTTATTCTGATTTGTAGCACATGGATAGGGTTAAAGATCTCTGAGCGCTTTTTATCTCGTATTCCCGATAAATGGCATGCAAGAGTTTATCCCTTATTACTGAGCCTTGTCTTAATCGTTATGTTGTTTTAA